The Rhodohalobacter sp. SW132 genome has a segment encoding these proteins:
- a CDS encoding sensor histidine kinase, producing MNQIRKYLFLILLPVCFSAAATHAQVPSEAIRFDHLTDADGLSQRTVEAIIQDSHGYLWFGTYDGVNRYNGHEITVYKFDPNLPNSISFNEISAIIEDKEQNLWIATDGGGLNRYVRELDHFVHYSADPSKPDSLRLSDNAIYALAEDADGGIWIGTEYGLNYMDPETETFTHYYADSDDPNRFSENSVRALLTEDDGTLWVGTLNGFHRLNRQTGEFRSFYSTSGEGSISDNTIQVIYRDRRGTLWIGTQNGGLNYYDEDEDRFYAYQHDRSDPNSISDNSITNILEDSRGILWIGTENAGLNVFDRENNRFIHYKNEPGDPSNLNNNAIYSIYESRDQILWIGTYNGGLNITDRKFAMFEHYSHDPYQPTSLNTHSVFSFFEDSAGNFWVGTDGGGLNRFDRKTRTFTAYRHDPYDLNSLPNDVVFDIEEDQHGNLWIGTYRGGLSKFDTKTESFTHFRHNPDNPDGLNNENIFALYFDPENPNHLWIGTNGGGINLFDIENDQFYHFTQHEENPQASSSNYIREFYDDSRENFWVGAYGNNLIRFSKSDHTFHNYELSGLSFLSNAIQSIYEDSENRLWLGSRSGGLILFDRESEEFTSFTTREGLPSNIIYGILEDESRNLWLSTNNGIAKFNPETGSSVNYGVEHNLQSREFNQRAFYKDSSGYMYFGGVNGFNRFHPDSVRHDEHVSPVVLTDFLIFNEPVPIGRDNSPLTKHISLTDSIELSYDQSVFTIEYVTLNFDAGKGEQFAYMLEGFDSDWNRVGDKRSATYTNLNPGEYTFRVRAANSSGMWGDEVSLGIVITPPFWRTAWFYMLMILLIGSTGTYGFRWKVRSISEQNRRLEDEVARQTHDLKNTLGELRDTQAELVEKAHKAGMADIATNVLHNIGNILNSVTTSTSLISDILDKSSVEKLHNANMLLAANQENIEEFIVNDPKGKKLLEYYLKLDKPITKEFEQLSKQNSRLKEKIQLISDVVAAQQNYSRAKRLAEPHSPRQLIEDSIALMDNNFQRSDLIFERDYQPTDPIRIDKSKMIHVIINLLKNAGESIREADPDRKVITIQLRQDEDSIRMVISDTGGGISHDNLLKIFNHGFSTKSTGHGYGLHSCANYMKEMGGSIHAESSGNGKGASFILTFPRTVSAESE from the coding sequence ATGAATCAAATCCGGAAATATCTTTTTCTGATTCTACTTCCGGTGTGCTTCTCTGCTGCAGCTACACATGCACAAGTGCCCTCTGAAGCGATCCGTTTTGACCACCTGACCGATGCCGACGGCCTGTCACAGCGCACCGTTGAAGCGATCATACAAGACAGCCACGGCTATCTCTGGTTCGGAACGTATGATGGTGTGAATCGCTACAACGGGCACGAAATCACCGTCTATAAATTTGATCCGAACCTGCCAAACAGCATCAGTTTCAATGAAATTTCGGCCATTATTGAAGATAAAGAACAAAACTTATGGATCGCTACGGATGGCGGCGGACTGAACCGGTATGTGCGGGAACTCGATCATTTTGTTCACTACAGTGCTGATCCTTCCAAACCGGACAGCCTGAGACTCAGTGACAATGCCATTTACGCACTCGCGGAAGATGCCGACGGAGGAATATGGATCGGTACTGAATACGGCCTGAACTATATGGATCCTGAAACCGAAACTTTTACACATTATTATGCAGATAGTGATGACCCAAATCGGTTTAGCGAAAACAGTGTTCGAGCACTTCTAACTGAAGATGACGGTACGTTGTGGGTTGGAACGCTTAACGGCTTTCACAGGCTGAATCGTCAAACCGGTGAATTTCGCAGTTTTTATTCCACATCTGGTGAGGGAAGTATCTCAGATAACACCATTCAGGTGATCTACCGGGATCGGCGGGGTACGTTATGGATCGGCACACAAAATGGAGGGCTGAATTATTATGATGAAGATGAGGACCGGTTTTATGCGTACCAGCATGACCGGAGTGACCCCAACAGCATCAGCGATAACTCTATAACCAATATCCTGGAAGACAGCAGGGGGATTCTGTGGATTGGAACTGAAAATGCCGGCCTAAATGTCTTCGATCGTGAAAATAACCGGTTTATCCATTACAAAAATGAACCGGGAGATCCATCCAACCTGAATAACAACGCGATTTATTCCATCTACGAAAGCAGAGATCAGATTCTGTGGATCGGAACGTATAATGGCGGATTGAATATCACGGACCGGAAATTTGCCATGTTTGAGCATTACAGCCACGATCCCTATCAGCCAACATCTCTCAATACCCATTCCGTTTTCTCCTTTTTTGAAGATAGTGCCGGGAATTTCTGGGTGGGAACAGATGGCGGCGGGCTGAACCGATTTGATCGAAAAACCCGAACCTTTACAGCATACCGGCACGATCCTTACGATTTGAACAGTCTTCCAAACGATGTCGTGTTCGACATCGAAGAGGATCAGCATGGCAATCTATGGATTGGTACATATCGTGGCGGACTCAGTAAATTTGATACCAAAACGGAAAGCTTCACCCATTTTCGCCATAATCCGGATAACCCGGACGGGCTGAATAACGAGAATATTTTCGCACTCTATTTCGACCCGGAAAATCCAAATCATCTGTGGATTGGAACCAATGGCGGCGGTATCAATCTTTTTGATATCGAAAATGATCAGTTTTATCATTTCACCCAGCATGAAGAAAATCCGCAGGCATCCAGCAGTAACTACATCCGGGAGTTTTATGATGACAGCCGGGAAAATTTCTGGGTTGGTGCTTACGGCAATAATTTAATCCGGTTCAGCAAATCGGATCATACATTCCATAATTACGAACTTTCCGGGCTGAGTTTCCTGAGCAATGCTATTCAGTCAATATACGAAGATTCGGAAAACAGGCTCTGGCTCGGCAGCCGAAGTGGCGGTTTGATTCTTTTCGACCGGGAGAGCGAAGAGTTCACCTCATTCACCACTCGTGAGGGCCTGCCCAGCAACATTATTTATGGTATTCTTGAAGATGAAAGCCGGAATCTCTGGTTAAGCACCAATAACGGAATTGCAAAATTTAATCCCGAAACGGGGTCATCCGTAAATTACGGCGTGGAACACAATCTCCAGAGCCGCGAGTTTAACCAGCGGGCATTTTATAAAGACAGCAGCGGTTACATGTATTTTGGAGGAGTGAACGGATTTAACCGCTTTCACCCCGACAGCGTCCGCCACGACGAGCACGTTTCTCCGGTTGTGCTCACCGATTTTCTGATTTTTAATGAACCGGTACCCATCGGCAGGGATAACTCTCCCCTGACGAAACACATCAGCCTGACAGACTCTATTGAACTGTCGTATGATCAATCCGTTTTCACTATAGAGTATGTAACGCTCAATTTTGATGCCGGAAAAGGGGAACAATTTGCCTACATGCTCGAAGGGTTTGACAGCGACTGGAACCGTGTGGGAGATAAACGTTCAGCCACCTACACCAACCTGAATCCCGGGGAGTATACCTTCCGGGTACGAGCGGCCAACAGCAGCGGGATGTGGGGTGATGAAGTTTCGCTCGGAATTGTAATCACGCCACCCTTCTGGCGCACAGCCTGGTTCTACATGTTGATGATCCTGCTGATCGGCAGTACGGGAACATACGGTTTCAGGTGGAAAGTCCGATCCATTTCGGAGCAAAACCGGCGCCTTGAGGATGAAGTTGCCCGTCAGACTCATGATTTAAAAAATACACTTGGAGAGCTGCGCGATACCCAGGCGGAACTGGTTGAAAAAGCCCACAAAGCGGGAATGGCCGATATTGCCACCAATGTACTGCACAATATCGGTAACATTTTGAACAGTGTAACCACCTCTACATCCCTTATTTCAGATATCCTGGATAAATCATCCGTGGAAAAACTTCATAATGCAAACATGCTGCTCGCGGCAAACCAGGAGAATATTGAAGAGTTTATTGTGAATGATCCCAAAGGGAAAAAACTGCTGGAATACTACCTCAAACTCGATAAACCGATCACGAAAGAATTTGAACAGCTCAGCAAGCAGAACAGCCGTTTGAAGGAAAAAATCCAGCTCATTTCGGATGTTGTTGCCGCTCAGCAAAACTACTCACGTGCAAAACGCCTGGCTGAACCGCACTCACCACGGCAGCTTATTGAAGATTCCATTGCATTGATGGACAACAATTTCCAGCGATCTGATTTAATCTTTGAGCGGGATTATCAGCCGACAGACCCGATACGGATCGATAAGAGCAAGATGATTCACGTAATCATCAACCTTCTCAAAAATGCCGGAGAATCGATTCGTGAAGCAGATCCGGACCGAAAAGTCATCACAATTCAGCTGAGGCAGGATGAAGATTCCATTCGTATGGTCATATCAGATACCGGTGGTGGAATCAGTCACGATAATCTTCTGAAGATCTTCAATCACGGGTTCAGTACAAAATCCACCGGTCACGGATATGGGCTTCACAGCTGTGCTAACTATATGAAAGAGATGGGCGGAAGCATACATGCAGAAAGCTCCGGTAATGGTAAAGGCGCATCGTTTATACTCACTTTTCCAAGAACCGTATCGGCTGAGAGCGAGTGA
- a CDS encoding PAS domain-containing sensor histidine kinase produces MDIILDNLPCGYLEFNDEGILGRVNNRFCEMVGYSQDELINQHIESIFTPGSGVFYQTHLFPMLKMENRVDEIFLTLLSKEKEQIPVLINAERTTENSGFNNRCIVVWMQRRSEFEDRILYDKKKAEKTSDEREEFLSMMSHELRTPLSVILLTVDLLSDEINGKGNSDQYKYLGLIKNASKNLARLADDILNFAKLETGHFTINKEIVLLEEILVKSYMMVMHDAESKGLKLTRGDKTDLRVWADADRLQQVIMNLLKNAIKFTDHGGKIELFTEKTPKFVKVCIKDTGIGIPSGKIDQIFQPFIQMKQNLSDSNKGGFGLGLPISKKLARMMGGDLTVSSTPGEGSVFTLQIPLADS; encoded by the coding sequence ATGGACATCATTCTGGATAACTTACCGTGCGGGTACCTTGAATTTAACGACGAGGGAATACTGGGCCGGGTAAATAACAGGTTTTGTGAAATGGTGGGTTATTCGCAGGATGAACTCATAAATCAACATATTGAATCTATTTTCACTCCGGGATCAGGAGTATTCTATCAAACACACCTTTTCCCAATGCTAAAGATGGAAAACCGGGTTGATGAGATCTTTCTTACTCTGCTGTCAAAAGAGAAAGAACAAATCCCGGTTTTGATTAACGCGGAGAGAACTACTGAAAATTCCGGGTTTAATAATCGCTGTATTGTAGTTTGGATGCAGCGCCGATCTGAATTTGAAGACAGAATTTTATACGATAAAAAGAAAGCTGAAAAAACCAGCGATGAAAGGGAGGAGTTCCTCTCGATGATGTCACACGAGCTACGTACGCCACTCAGTGTAATTTTGTTAACAGTAGATTTGCTATCGGATGAGATTAATGGCAAAGGAAACAGTGATCAATATAAATATTTGGGCCTGATCAAAAATGCGAGCAAAAACCTGGCAAGACTGGCAGATGATATCCTGAACTTTGCTAAACTTGAAACGGGTCATTTCACGATAAATAAAGAAATTGTGTTACTCGAGGAGATACTTGTTAAATCCTATATGATGGTTATGCATGATGCCGAAAGCAAAGGGTTGAAATTAACCCGGGGTGATAAAACGGATTTGAGAGTATGGGCAGACGCAGACCGGCTTCAACAAGTTATTATGAATCTTTTGAAAAACGCAATTAAGTTCACTGATCACGGCGGAAAGATTGAATTGTTTACCGAAAAGACCCCCAAATTTGTAAAGGTTTGCATAAAGGATACAGGGATCGGTATTCCTTCCGGAAAAATTGACCAGATTTTCCAGCCGTTTATTCAGATGAAACAAAATCTATCCGATTCAAATAAAGGAGGATTTGGACTGGGGCTTCCCATCAGCAAAAAACTTGCCCGTATGATGGGGGGTGACTTGACGGTTAGCAGCACACCGGGAGAGGGTTCTGTTTTTACTTTGCAGATCCCTTTAGCAGATAGCTAA
- a CDS encoding alpha/beta fold hydrolase: protein MRQNIIQRNNVKVFGDGDIPLMFAHGFGCDQNMWRFITPAFEKQFKIILFDYVGSGNSDISAYTSERYKTLNGYTRDVLDIIHALELDDVIFVGHSVSSMIGALASIRQPQRFKSLIMIGPSPFYLNDPPEYHGGYEKSTITELLELMEKNYIGWANFFAPEIMKNEERPELTRELENSFCSTDPVIAHDFAKATFLADNRDDLPKIDTPVLIIQCEEDSIASVNVGEYVHSKIGKSTFEIIPANGHCPHLSHPDVTIEAIENYLNQILKI, encoded by the coding sequence ATGAGACAGAACATAATTCAGCGTAATAATGTCAAGGTTTTCGGGGATGGTGATATCCCTCTTATGTTTGCACACGGTTTTGGCTGTGATCAAAATATGTGGAGATTCATTACACCTGCATTTGAGAAACAGTTTAAAATTATTCTATTTGATTATGTGGGGTCCGGGAATTCCGATATCAGTGCGTATACGTCTGAGAGATATAAAACCCTGAATGGATATACCCGGGACGTTTTGGATATTATTCATGCATTGGAATTGGATGATGTTATTTTTGTCGGGCACTCGGTAAGCTCAATGATCGGAGCATTGGCTTCCATAAGGCAGCCTCAACGTTTTAAAAGCCTGATTATGATTGGCCCTTCTCCGTTCTACCTGAATGATCCACCTGAATACCATGGCGGGTATGAGAAAAGTACAATTACGGAGTTACTGGAGCTGATGGAAAAAAATTATATCGGATGGGCGAATTTTTTTGCTCCTGAAATCATGAAGAATGAAGAGCGTCCTGAGCTGACCCGGGAACTGGAAAATAGTTTCTGCTCTACCGATCCCGTTATAGCACATGATTTTGCCAAAGCCACATTTCTTGCTGACAACCGTGATGATCTGCCAAAAATAGATACACCGGTATTGATTATTCAGTGTGAGGAGGATTCAATCGCGTCGGTAAACGTAGGTGAATATGTGCACTCAAAGATCGGGAAGAGTACGTTTGAAATCATTCCGGCAAATGGCCATTGCCCGCATTTGAGTCACCCGGATGTAACGATTGAAGCCATCGAGAACTATCTTAACCAGATTTTAAAAATATAA
- a CDS encoding PAS domain S-box protein → MRSDKYNSDPNHEKERVRELLQYDILDTPDEEEFDDITKVAAYLFDADCALINFLDHDRQWTKSCVNWELRVLPRNESVCTFTIQEEKYLVVNDLTKDDRFKNYSYVSSKKYQFYAGVVLQSSHGYNIGTICVLDNKPQKVNENQLEGLKVLGAAVESQLELRLKREQLIKEHKKLRKSATFLRNSTDVMMILDSKNFEITEIKGEVRKLLGYNPEEMRETALTEYLMDREFKKEFEKWIENSTEEKSSEEVEFATKNGQQLWLQISVSKIRGQYFVTARNITRRKRTEQRLLKQVKFTEGILDHLPGIFFLIDSEGRMRKWNSNLEEISKYTSVELKNKLYMELIAKEDHRVAQESLQQVQSEGYARRELKIFSKEGEVIPHLLVSFKFQLHDDNYVIGIGIDITEEKKALEEIKSKEEKLHTSLNEKEVLLQEIHHRVKNNLAIVSGLFQLEIYNTEDKQLQYILSANQMRIKSMALIHESLYSHSDFTDIHFGKYLEELSSTIFKTFTAEAESLKLELDTDSLSLNINQAIPCALLVNELLINALKHAFPDERDGKIKVTLREKDGFVHLSVQDNGVGLDPGVNFENPATLGLKLISHLVKQLYGDIKADSSEGTTFTVSFRKEQIKGSSARYIPGDA, encoded by the coding sequence ATGAGATCTGACAAATATAATAGTGATCCGAATCATGAAAAAGAACGAGTAAGAGAGCTGCTGCAATACGATATTCTGGATACCCCAGACGAAGAAGAGTTTGATGATATCACAAAGGTGGCCGCTTATCTGTTCGATGCTGACTGTGCTCTGATCAATTTTCTGGATCACGACCGTCAATGGACGAAATCTTGTGTAAACTGGGAATTAAGAGTACTGCCAAGAAATGAGAGTGTCTGTACTTTTACCATACAAGAGGAAAAGTACCTGGTAGTTAACGATTTAACAAAAGACGACCGATTTAAAAATTACAGTTACGTCAGTTCAAAAAAATACCAGTTTTATGCAGGAGTGGTACTACAAAGCAGTCATGGATATAACATCGGCACAATTTGCGTACTTGACAATAAACCCCAGAAAGTGAATGAGAACCAATTAGAGGGACTCAAAGTACTGGGAGCAGCGGTAGAGTCTCAGTTAGAGCTCAGACTCAAACGTGAGCAATTAATAAAGGAACATAAAAAGCTCAGGAAATCTGCCACCTTTCTGCGCAATTCTACAGATGTCATGATGATTCTTGACTCTAAAAATTTTGAGATTACAGAGATTAAAGGAGAGGTCAGAAAACTGCTCGGTTATAATCCTGAAGAAATGCGGGAAACAGCCTTAACCGAATATCTGATGGATAGAGAATTCAAAAAAGAATTTGAAAAATGGATTGAAAACTCCACGGAGGAAAAATCTTCAGAGGAAGTTGAATTTGCTACCAAAAATGGACAGCAATTGTGGCTGCAAATTTCGGTTTCAAAAATAAGGGGGCAATATTTCGTCACCGCAAGAAATATAACCCGCCGTAAGCGAACAGAGCAGCGTTTACTTAAACAAGTGAAATTTACAGAAGGTATTCTTGATCACCTGCCCGGAATATTCTTTCTCATAGATAGCGAAGGCAGAATGAGAAAATGGAATAGCAATTTGGAAGAAATTTCAAAATACACTTCTGTAGAGTTGAAAAACAAGCTGTATATGGAACTTATAGCAAAAGAAGATCATCGGGTTGCTCAAGAGTCACTTCAGCAAGTTCAATCAGAAGGATACGCAAGGAGAGAATTAAAGATATTTTCCAAAGAGGGTGAAGTTATTCCGCACCTATTAGTCAGTTTTAAATTCCAGCTGCATGATGATAATTATGTAATAGGAATTGGAATTGATATCACAGAAGAGAAAAAAGCACTGGAAGAAATCAAAAGTAAAGAGGAAAAATTACATACTTCCCTGAACGAAAAAGAAGTACTTCTTCAGGAAATTCATCACCGCGTTAAAAATAACCTGGCCATTGTAAGCGGTCTGTTTCAACTTGAAATTTATAATACAGAAGATAAACAACTTCAATATATACTGTCGGCAAACCAGATGCGCATTAAGTCGATGGCCCTGATACATGAATCTTTATATTCACACAGCGATTTCACCGACATACACTTTGGAAAGTATCTGGAAGAGTTAAGTTCTACCATTTTTAAGACGTTTACGGCAGAAGCTGAATCTTTAAAACTTGAATTGGATACAGACTCCCTGAGCCTGAACATTAACCAGGCCATACCATGTGCATTATTGGTAAACGAACTTTTGATCAATGCCCTGAAACATGCTTTTCCGGATGAACGGGATGGTAAAATAAAGGTTACACTCCGGGAGAAAGACGGATTTGTCCATTTATCCGTACAGGATAACGGAGTAGGCCTGGATCCGGGAGTGAACTTCGAAAACCCTGCAACCCTGGGCTTAAAACTGATTAGCCATTTAGTAAAACAACTTTATGGAGATATAAAAGCAGACAGTTCAGAAGGAACCACGTTTACCGTTTCCTTTAGAAAAGAACAAATTAAAGGTTCCAGTGCGAGATACATACCCGGTGATGCTTGA
- a CDS encoding DUF3466 family protein, which translates to MLNMTNSTQRVWLTNYKYNLILPFILVSLIVAFSSCDTKQSLGLQESLDVIPELQLIEGGENSTVIVNPGTESYFEFNIANINPNKYIAQGPGSGWCILWNKPIDSNNTTHSGLRLFSSYGDQQWKPLNYLLNIRESLMMDDSKLTYREIQAAIWTLMDFPEFNLNSITADQLPPRMVDNGRLNFDTGKTKQIVQHVIDNYESFEYNTASTYAVVAETSTDTQTIIIEVSESVWAYGQHSFRDPHLREQLGIRGQGKGQWGWIFELDSGFSLAVTELIAGGGDDDGTMPAEDIGTTIGTLDISKSGSDMEVTYSPYNNYLLNDLHLWVGCSLEEFPWVGNTGNVAPGRFAYSYDGKPTDSHTFPVDLGDYNCPGNIFLAAHAGGLYQKIDGELPDDPEINIEIIEIDIFGETAADSDDPRGGHFVDDTFARAVNDHGEVVGNQDLRVCLSLDCSKTNLGRYYYEDTSFKWTRDEGLLNVGGMMVEEPLSQQPVSDINNHSQVAGFNGYTAVYAEYPYSYDSGSLIEFGGLLGGAIHRSDALAINDQGQVVGYAENASGQQRAFIWHKDTGMTDLGTLPGYSQSRATDINNLAQVVGWSANSTHSSSGRRYFLWDEVNGMTDLGTDPIRSINDHGEMSSHYSLNNLGQSVNRDGFLYDPVHGAIELPTLEDGSCRAYDVNENNQVVGDCEKGDFRRAVKWNVMIDINKIAVDSSY; encoded by the coding sequence ATGCTGAATATGACCAATTCTACGCAGAGAGTATGGCTGACGAACTATAAATACAATTTGATTTTACCATTTATTTTGGTGAGTCTTATCGTTGCGTTTTCATCATGTGATACAAAACAAAGTCTGGGTTTACAGGAGTCTTTGGACGTTATTCCGGAGCTTCAACTGATTGAGGGAGGAGAAAATTCAACAGTTATTGTAAACCCGGGAACTGAAAGCTATTTCGAGTTTAATATCGCGAACATTAATCCCAATAAATATATTGCTCAAGGGCCGGGCAGTGGTTGGTGTATTTTGTGGAATAAACCTATTGATTCCAATAACACTACACACTCAGGTTTAAGGCTATTTTCTTCCTATGGAGACCAGCAGTGGAAACCGCTAAACTACCTGTTAAATATCAGGGAATCTCTGATGATGGACGACAGTAAACTTACCTATCGTGAAATTCAGGCAGCAATATGGACACTTATGGATTTTCCGGAATTTAACTTGAACAGTATCACCGCTGATCAGCTACCCCCGAGAATGGTTGACAACGGGCGGTTAAATTTCGATACAGGAAAGACCAAGCAAATTGTACAGCATGTAATTGACAATTATGAATCCTTCGAGTATAACACAGCCTCCACCTATGCAGTCGTTGCAGAAACGTCTACCGATACGCAAACAATTATTATTGAGGTATCAGAGTCGGTATGGGCGTACGGGCAGCACAGTTTTAGAGATCCCCATCTACGGGAGCAGCTTGGAATCAGAGGACAAGGGAAAGGGCAGTGGGGCTGGATATTTGAACTCGACAGCGGTTTTTCTCTTGCTGTAACAGAACTGATTGCAGGTGGCGGAGACGATGACGGTACGATGCCTGCAGAAGATATTGGCACCACCATTGGCACACTGGATATTTCAAAGTCTGGTAGCGATATGGAAGTTACCTACAGTCCGTATAACAATTACCTGTTGAATGATCTCCACCTATGGGTTGGTTGTTCGCTTGAAGAGTTCCCATGGGTTGGAAACACAGGTAATGTAGCACCGGGAAGATTTGCTTATAGCTACGATGGTAAACCTACAGATTCCCACACTTTTCCAGTTGATCTAGGAGATTACAATTGCCCTGGAAACATCTTTTTAGCAGCACATGCCGGGGGATTATATCAAAAAATAGATGGTGAGTTACCGGATGATCCTGAAATTAATATTGAAATCATTGAGATAGATATATTTGGAGAAACTGCAGCCGATTCTGACGATCCTAGAGGCGGTCATTTTGTTGATGATACTTTTGCGAGGGCAGTTAATGATCACGGAGAAGTTGTAGGGAACCAAGATTTAAGGGTATGCTTGAGTCTTGATTGTAGTAAAACCAATCTTGGTCGTTATTATTATGAGGATACAAGTTTTAAGTGGACACGTGATGAGGGTTTACTAAACGTTGGAGGTATGATGGTTGAAGAGCCATTAAGTCAGCAGCCAGTTTCTGATATTAATAACCATAGCCAAGTTGCAGGGTTTAATGGATATACTGCTGTTTATGCTGAATACCCATACTCCTATGATTCTGGGTCACTTATTGAATTTGGGGGTTTATTGGGAGGGGCTATTCATCGAAGTGATGCATTAGCTATCAATGATCAAGGTCAGGTTGTTGGATATGCAGAAAATGCTTCAGGTCAGCAACGTGCATTTATCTGGCATAAAGATACTGGAATGACTGACCTTGGTACATTACCTGGTTACTCACAAAGCCGTGCCACTGATATTAATAATTTGGCTCAGGTGGTAGGCTGGAGCGCTAACTCAACCCACTCCTCCTCTGGCAGGCGTTACTTTTTGTGGGATGAGGTGAATGGCATGACAGATTTGGGTACAGACCCAATCCGAAGTATAAACGATCATGGGGAAATGAGTTCACATTATTCACTCAATAATTTAGGGCAAAGTGTGAACAGGGATGGCTTTCTTTATGATCCCGTTCATGGAGCAATTGAGCTTCCAACATTAGAGGATGGTTCTTGCCGTGCGTATGACGTCAATGAGAATAATCAGGTTGTGGGAGATTGTGAAAAAGGAGATTTCCGACGAGCTGTAAAGTGGAATGTTATGATAGACATTAATAAAATAGCTGTTGATTCAAGCTATTAA
- a CDS encoding PriCT-2 domain-containing protein, with protein MSCLNVDVSKFENVQDSSNPVHVNLIEWICDESNQSVIRELRTLSGDDYKSSKKQLPGITPSGAFNKRSESGLIKHSGLIQFDVDSKDNPVNMDELKYKIQHNPFVAYLSYSTSGNGLWGLIPVKHPERHKSHFRAIQQAFRNAGVSIDPAPSNVASFRFRSYDPDPYFNHNADVFHYLIDKIPASSNGRDNRTKVEQLISKIQANRIDITEGYEKWLKIGFALAEEFGESGRIYFHQLSQWHSEYDTAECDEQFDNCLNSNGQGITIASFFGICKDFGVTLDTNHAYQKDRVLQGDTKSKVSAPYGMNPYTGEIFDERGYPADWDFHLN; from the coding sequence GTGAGTTGTTTAAATGTAGACGTATCGAAGTTTGAGAATGTACAGGATAGCAGTAACCCTGTACATGTAAATCTGATTGAATGGATCTGTGATGAAAGTAATCAATCAGTCATTCGAGAGTTACGAACCTTATCAGGTGATGACTACAAGAGTAGCAAAAAACAGTTACCAGGAATAACCCCTTCAGGTGCGTTCAATAAAAGAAGTGAATCGGGGTTGATAAAACATTCCGGACTGATTCAGTTTGATGTTGATAGCAAAGATAACCCTGTCAACATGGATGAACTGAAATATAAGATTCAGCATAACCCTTTTGTAGCTTATTTGAGTTATAGCACGTCAGGGAATGGGTTGTGGGGGTTGATCCCTGTTAAGCACCCCGAACGTCATAAGAGCCATTTCAGAGCGATTCAGCAAGCGTTTCGCAATGCAGGTGTGAGTATTGACCCTGCACCGTCAAACGTAGCATCATTCAGATTCAGAAGTTACGACCCCGACCCCTATTTCAATCACAACGCTGATGTGTTTCACTATCTGATTGATAAGATACCAGCGTCATCAAATGGCAGAGATAACCGCACGAAAGTTGAGCAGTTGATTAGTAAGATTCAGGCCAACAGAATTGATATTACTGAGGGTTATGAAAAATGGCTGAAAATAGGTTTTGCCCTTGCTGAAGAGTTTGGCGAATCAGGCAGAATATACTTTCATCAACTAAGCCAATGGCATTCTGAATATGATACAGCTGAATGTGATGAACAGTTTGATAATTGCCTCAACAGTAACGGGCAGGGTATCACTATCGCATCATTCTTTGGTATCTGCAAAGACTTTGGCGTAACACTCGATACTAACCATGCTTATCAAAAAGATAGAGTATTACAGGGCGATACTAAGAGCAAAGTATCTGCACCTTATGGAATGAACCCCTATACCGGGGAAATATTTGACGAGCGTGGATACCCTGCCGATTGGGATTTTCATTTAAACTAA
- a CDS encoding AlpA family transcriptional regulator: MNKIIRPKTVALKLGISIPTLYRRMKEPDFPDKIRISKQATGFVESEINEWIESQRESSNMELA, from the coding sequence ATGAATAAAATAATTCGTCCCAAGACAGTAGCCCTTAAGCTGGGAATTAGTATTCCGACTTTATACAGACGTATGAAGGAGCCGGATTTTCCAGACAAAATTCGCATTTCAAAACAAGCTACTGGATTCGTTGAATCAGAGATAAACGAATGGATCGAGAGCCAACGAGAATCTTCAAATATGGAATTGGCATAA